In a genomic window of Drosophila takahashii strain IR98-3 E-12201 chromosome 3L, DtakHiC1v2, whole genome shotgun sequence:
- the Su(var)3-3 gene encoding possible lysine-specific histone demethylase 1: protein MKPTQSGGSGSKMTEPIEYVTLISDDSDGEPSPKRNAPPPNPNPNPNPGQKQKQPDEDSNDAPATSDERRTSRRNRPKVDYSNRPSGSGEATASNEKSGSGSGSLGSNSQPTERRSQSQARKSEANATSVSGPNAGNPRPSQNGDSKERDAGTPTVLSGQEGAVFQSRLPFNKMTPNEEACFPDISRSGILGHRVFLNIRNSLLHMWVDNPKLQLSFENALKNLPPPFDSEPSLVRRVHSFLERHGFINFGIFKRLRPIPTKKLGKVIVIGAGISGLAVAHQLQQFGMDVIVLEARDRVGGRIATFRKNSYIADLGAMVVTGVYGNPMTILSKQIGMDLVPIQQTCPLYGPDGKPVPKEKDDVIEREFNRLLESASYLSHRLDFNYAGNCPVSLGDALEWIISMQEMQVKHKRAQHMQEIIAAQTKIIEHRRRMKTIKQSIATLRSEHLAMVKQRKPRGVESDADYGRQEFSIRNTQIKVEEELRVFNELHAEDKQMEAKLHELEQNRPSDVYLSSRDRLILDWHFANLEFANATRLNNLSLKHWDQDDDFEFIGHHTTVRNGYSCVPVALTENLDIRVNSAVKEIKYGTNGVEVVAENLKTSNSQMTYKADLAVCTLTLGVLKVAVAHEESQQSNTVKFDPPLPDWKQQAIRRLGFGNLNKVVLCFDRIFWDPNANLFGHVGSTTSSRGEMFLFWSISSSPVLLALVAGMAANIVESVTDDIIIGRCMSVLKNIFGNTSVPQPKETVVTRWRSDPWARGSYSYVSVGSSGSDYDLLAAPVIPPSSKEAEGLPRLFFAGEHTIRNYPATVHGAYLSGLREAGRIADYYLGYPEGTPPDIGYSVAEAANLVSVGNVVKLRDLSPNLSDSPSSKKSEENSNSNTADSAELQ, encoded by the exons ATGAAGCCCACGCAAAGCGGAGGCAGTGGCTCCAAGATGACCGAGCCCATCGAGTATGTGACCCTGATTAGCGACGATTCCGATGGCGAGCCGTCGCCGAAAAGGAATGCTCCTCCTCCTAATCCCAATCCGAATCCCAATCCTGGCCAGAAACAGAAGCAGCCGGACGAGGACTCCAATGATGCACCCGCCACCAGCGACGAACGGCGCACCAGTCGGCGCAATCGACCCAAAGTGGATTACAGCAACCGGCCGAGTGGCAGTGGAGAAGCCACCGCCTCCAATGAAAAGTCAGGATCGGGTTCGGGATCCCTGGGATCGAACAGCCAGCCGACGGAGCGACGTAGTCAAAGTCAAGCCCGCAAATCGGAGGCGAATgccacttccgtttccggtcCGAATGCCGGAAATCCGCGGCCCTCGCAGAATGGAGATTCGAAAGAGCGGGATGCGGGCACACCCACCGTTTTGTCCGGCCAAGAGGGCGCCGTCTTCCAGTCCCGCCTGCCCTTCAACAAGATGACACCGAACGAGGAGGCCTGCTTCCCGGACATCAGTCGTTCGGGCATTCTGGGCCATCGGGTGTTCCTCAATATCCGCAACAGCCTGCTCCACATGTGGGTGGATAATCCCAAGCTCCAGTTGAGCTTTGAGAATGCCCTCAAGAACCTCCCACCGCCATTTGACAGCGAACCCAGTCTGGTGAGGCGGGTGCACTCGTTCCTGGAGCGTCATGGCTTCATCAACTTTGGCATCTTCAAGCGGCTGCGACCCATACCCACGAAAAAGCTCGGCAAAGTCATTGTGATCGGGGCAGGAATCTCCGGCTTGGCTGTGGCCCACCAGCTGCAGCAGTTCGGCATGGATGTGATCGTCCTGGAGGCGAGAGATCGCGTCGGTGGACGCATAGCGACATTCCGCAAGAACAGCTATATCGCCGATCTGGGTGCCATGGTGGTGACCGGCGTGTATGGCAATCCAATGACCATTTTGAGCAAACAGATCGGCATGGACCTGGTGCCCATCCAGCAGACATGTCCGCTCTACGGCCCCGATGGCAAACCGGTGCCCAAGGAGAAGGACGATGTCATCGAGAGAGAATTCAATCGACTACTCGAGTCTGCGAGCTACCTGTCCCACCGCCTTGACTTCAACTACGCCGGCAATTGTCCGGTTTCGCTGGGCGATGCCCTCGAGTGGATTATCAGCATGCAGGAGATGCAGGTCAAGCACAAGCGAGCCCAGCACATGCAGGAGATCATTGCGGCCCAGACGAAGATCATCGAGCATCGGCGCCGCATGAAGACCATCAAACAGAGCATCGCCACGCTGAGAAGCGAGCACCTGGCGATGGTCAAGCAGCGAAAACCGAGGGGCGTGGAGAGCGATGCGGATTACGGACGGCAGGAGTTTAGCATTCGGAACACGCAGATcaaggtggaggaggagctcAGGGTTTTCAACGAGCTCCATGCCGAGGATAAGCAGATGGAAGCCAAGCTTCACGAACTAGAGCAGAACCGACCAAG CGACGTGTACCTCTCTTCCCGCGACCGCCTCATCCTGGACTGGCACTTTGCCAATCTGGAGTTCGCCAACGCCACCCGACTAAACAACCTGTCGCTGAAGCACTGGGACCAGGACGACGACTTCGAGTTCATTGGCCACCACACCACCGTGCGCAATGGTTATTCCTGTGTGCCGGTTGCGCTCACTGAAAACCTGGACATTCGCGTCAACAGCGCCGTCAAGGAGATTAAGTACGGCACCAATGGCGTGGAGGTGGTGGCCGAAAACCTGAAGACCTCCAACTCGCAGATGACCTACAAAGCGGACCTGGCCGTCTGCACGCTCACCCTGGGCGTCCTGAAAGTGGCGGTGGCCCACGAGGAGTCGCAGCAGAGCAACACGGTCAAGTTCGATCCGCCGTTGCCGGACTGGAAGCAGCAGGCCATCCGGAGGTTAGGCTTCGGGAATCTCAATAAGGTGGTGCTCTGCTTCGACCGCATTTTCTGGGATCCCAACGCGAATCTCTTCGGTCACGTGGGCAGCACAACTTCCAGTAGGG GCGAAATGTTTCTGTTTTGGAGCATTAGCTCATCTCCGGTGCTGCTTGCTTTGGTCGCCGGAATGGCGGCCAATATTGTGGAGAGCGTTACGGACGACATCATAATCGGGCGCTGTATGTCCGTGCTCAAGAACATTTTCGGGAACACCTCCGTTCCGCAGCCCAAGGAGACGGTGGTCACGCGCTGGCGCAGCGATCCCTGGGCCCGCGGTTCCTACAGCTACGTCTCCGTGGGCTCCTCGGGCAGTGACTACGATCTGCTGGCGGCGCCGGTTATTCCGCCGTCCAGTAAGGAGGCGGAGGGATTGCCGCGCCTCTTTTTCGCCGGCGAGCATACGATACGGAACTATCCGGCCACCGTGCATGGCGCCTACTTGAGTGGATTGCGCGAGGCGGGACGCATAGCGGACTACTATCTGGGCTATCCGGAGGGCACGCCGCCGGACATCGGATACTCGGTGGCCGAGGCGGCCAATCTGGTGTCCGTGGGAAACGTTGTGAAGCTGCGCGACCTGTCGCCCAATCTATCCGACTCCCCGTCGTCGAAGAAGTCCGAGGAGAACTCAAATTCAAACACTGCCGACTCCGCGGAGCTACAGTAA
- the LOC108067699 gene encoding peritrophin-48 produces the protein MPNPRLFGVLFGCLFLMTSSAFSASLGDYEELCRLFKNGTQIRKPGTCDQYIQCFDGEGTLLTCPSGKSFDPNKNSCVDTLDSSHKYCGNRCEGLDGQWVSDPTECHKYFYCANGVPLEGMCPVGQHFAESSQSCLHGSDSHCVDVNNICELVAEKTKFRKEDDCSYYYECDKTGNHSAQKCSTSKKTLYFDVESGSCVEPNKVECTAHPKDGVCSVSKTIQFKSDGATCRGYFVCRALETVVDLDPLWLQCPEGYFFDADLQVCGKATSVVCTHNRCEGRGTMLVTSSSNNCHNFIRCVDSKEVEEETCHFDHFFDERLEACTSTIIYDKCCDDRD, from the exons ATGCCGA accCTAGGCTTTTTGGAGTGCTATTTGGCTGCCTTTTTCTGATGACTTCTTCGGCTTTCTCAGCCAGTCTCGGTGACTACGAGGAGCTGTGCCGGCTGTTCAAGAACGGCACCCAAATCCGCAAGCCCGGCACCTGTGACCAGTACATCCAGTGCTTCGATGGCGAGGGCACCCTCCTCACCTGTCCCTCCGGCAAGTCCTTCGATCCCAACAAGAACAGTTGTGTGGACACGCTGGACAGTAGCCACAAGTACTGCGGCAATCGCTGTGAAGGATTGGATGGTCAGTGGGTCTCGGATCCGACCGAGTGCCACAAGTACTTCTACTGTGCGAACGGAGTGCCGCTGGAGGGGATGTGCCCTGTGGGTCAGCACTTCGCGGAGAGCTCTCAGTCCTGTTTGCACGGCTCGGACTCCCATTGCGTGGATGTGAACAACATTTGCGAACTGGTGGCGGAGAAGACAAAGTTCCGCAAGGAGGACGACTGCAGCTACTACTACGAGTGCGATAAGACCGGAAACCACAGCGCCCAGAAGTGCTCCACCTCCAAGAAGACCCTGTACTTCGATGTGGAGAGCGGCAGCTGTGTGGAGCCCAACAAGGTGGAGTGCACCGCCCATCCCAAGGACGGTGTGTGCTCCGTCTCCAAGACGATCCAATTCAAGTCGGATGGTGCCACCTGCCGCGGCTACTTCGTGTGCCGGGCCCTCGAAACTGTCGTCGATCTGGATCCCCTGTGGCTGCAGTGCCCCGAGGGCTATTTCTTCGACGCCGATCTGCAGGTCTGCGGCAAGGCCACCTCGGTGGTCTGCACCCACAACAGGTGCGAGGGTCGCGGCACCATGCTggtcaccagcagcagcaacaactgccACAACTTCATCCGCTGCGTGGACAGCAAGGAGGTCGAGGAGGAGACCTGCCACTTCGATCACTTCTTCGACGAGCGACTCGAGGCCTGCACGAGCACCATCATCTACGACAAGTGCTGCGATGACCGCGACTGA
- the LOC108067698 gene encoding peritrophin-44 gives MEKPVVFVGVALLLVLPLVNARDEDICRLFSNNTVIRDPDSCSQSITCIDSVSHYSTCSGSTPFFDKDQGKCVKTLTSTSSCSISCEGVATHFLADPKSCYGYYYCSEQETAMYGKCPQDTHFNATTEMCTHQYESACTTSSFEYCNIVKNNVNFDNLQGCNQYHVCEKGVLKDKTCTNQYYQASTGTCVAKALVDCDAHPNADKCGKASKPTVDKFVADDATCRGYFYCAKQADGSPDPNPLWNQCPQDKFFDASSQMCIDPTLVKCTNDRCDGRTAEFVVSATTGCRNYYHCSGGVASEEKSCGNYFFDEQLGSCVQSIKTYTACTK, from the exons ATGGAAA AACCGGTAGTTttcgtgggcgtggcactgttGCTGGTGCTGCCCTTGGTGAATGCCCGCGACGAGGACATCTGCCGCTTGTTCTCGAACAACACAGTGATCCGTGATCCCGATTCGTGCAGCCAATCGATTACGTGCATCGATTCCGTGAGCCACTACAGCACCTGCTCGGGATCCACTCCCTTCTTCGACAAGGATCAGGGCAAGTGTGTGAAGACCCTCACCTCCACGTCCAGCTGCTCGATTTCCTGCGAGGGCGTGGCCACCCACTTCCTGGCCGATCCGAAGTCCTGCTACGGCTACTACTACTGCTCCGAACAGGAGACGGCCATGTATGGCAAGTGTCCGCAGGACACGCACTTCAATGCCACCACCGAGATGTGCACCCACCAATACGAATCGGCCTGCACGACCAGCTCCTTTGAGTACTGCAACATTGTGAAGAACAACGTGAACTTCGACAATCTGCAGGGCTGCAACCAGTACCATGTGTGCGAAAAGGGAGTGCTGAAGGACAAGACCTGCACGAATCAGTACTACCAGGCCAGCACGGGAACGTGTGTGGCCAAGGCTCTCGTGGATTGCGATGCCCATCCCAATGCGGACAAGTGCGGCAAGGCCAGCAAGCCGACGGTGGACAAGTTCGTTGCGGATGATGCCACCTGTCGCGGGTACTTCTACTGCGCCAAGCAGGCCGATGGCTCTCCCGATCCGAATCCCCTGTGGAACCAGTGTCCCCAGGACAAGTTCTTCGATGCCAGCAGCCAGATGTGCATCGATCCCACCCTGGTCAAGTGCACCAACGATCGTTGCGATGGCCGCACCGCCGAATTTGTGGTTAGCGCCACCACCGGCTGCCGGAACTATTACCACTGCTCCGGCGGAGTCGCCAGCGAGGAGAAGTCCTGCGGCAACTACTTCTTCGACGAGCAGCTGGGCAGTTGCGTCCAGAGTATCAAGACCTACACTGCGTGTACGAAGTAA